One segment of Strix aluco isolate bStrAlu1 chromosome 4, bStrAlu1.hap1, whole genome shotgun sequence DNA contains the following:
- the HAND2 gene encoding heart- and neural crest derivatives-expressed protein 2, whose product MSLVGGFPHHPVVHHEGYPFAAAAAAAAAAATRCGHEENPYFHGWLISSHPEMSPPDYSMALSYSPEYANGAPGMDHSHYAGVPPGNGPPGLGGPRPVKRRGTANRKERRRTQSINSAFAELRECIPNVPADTKLSKIKTLRLATSYIAYLMDLLAKDDQNGEAEAFKAEIKKTDVKEEKRKKELNEILKSTVSSNDKKTKGRTGWPQHVWALELKQ is encoded by the exons ATGAGTCTAGTGGGCGGCTTCCCCCACCACCCGGTGGTGCACCATGAGGGCTACCCtttcgccgccgccgccgctgccgccgccgccgccgccacccgctGCGGCCACGAGGAGAACCCCTACTTCCACGGCTGGCTCATCAGCAGCCACCCGGAGATGTCCCCCCCCGACTACAGCATGGCTCTGTCCTACAGCCCCGAGTACGCCAACGGGGCGCCGGGCATGGACCACTCCCATTACGCGGGGGTGCCGCCCGGGAACGGCCCGCCCGGGCTCGGGGGGCCCCGGCCGGTGAAGCGCAGGGGCACGGCGAACCGCAAGGAGCGGCGCAGGACTCAGAGCATCAACAGCGCCTTCGCGGAGCTGCGGGAGTGCATCCCCAACGTGCCCGCCGACACCAAGCTCTCCAAGATCAAAACCCTCCGCCTGGCCACCAGCTACATCGCCTACCTCATGGACCTGCTGGCGAAGGACGACCAGAACGGGGAGGCGGAGGCCTTCAAGGCAGAGATCAAGAAGACAGAcgtgaaggaggaaaagaggaagaaagagctg AACGAAATCTTGAAAAGCACAGTTAGCAGCAACGATAAGAAAACCAAAGGGAGGACTGGCTGGCCGCAGCATGTCTGGGCTTTGGAGCTCAAGCAGTGA